Proteins encoded in a region of the Bactrocera tryoni isolate S06 chromosome 4, CSIRO_BtryS06_freeze2, whole genome shotgun sequence genome:
- the LOC120773344 gene encoding protein shifted isoform X1, whose amino-acid sequence MFYHTQMSAIKWFYLISLMLLFCWSSLSECKRQQAHANDADHELRSSEDEGGGGGAGGNLGNGHQQAHRKKHRQHDNKLSLWINEQQLNMLSALFFPQGFGSHGRIYAIENGHVFNLPEINVYKFLIIPAEVNYVNFTWKSGSRKYFYHFDRLISLDHNVLKDPKLSIAKKGRVPAEEKDFSIFMPCVHNNSGTAMFTIGLSIQNRREKLLPGTPIRLNFKKECAHRGNASISTLTSSQGPDPECNLKCGDNGFCNHNKICQCKAGYTGQYCQTAFCFPQCLNGGNCTAPSVCTCSDGYQGTYCEGGICSEKCLNGGKCIQKDKCQCSKGYYGLHCEFSKCVIPCKNGGRCIGPNICRCPSGLLGNHCEIERIQRSTCRRPCKHGVCTANKTCKCDRGFYGRHCNARIKKHRKIHR is encoded by the exons CGCACGCCAACGATGCCGATCATGAGCTTAGGAGTTCAGAAGATgagggtggtggtggtggtgccgGCGGCAATCTGGGCAATGGACACCAACAGGCGCATCGCAAAAAGCATCGTCAGCATGACAATAAGCTGTCATTGTGGATCAATGAACAGCAGCTGAATATGCTAAGTG CACTTTTCTTTCCACAAGGATTCGGTTCGCATGGTCGCATCTATGCCATTGAAAATGGTCATGTGTTTAATTTACCTGAAATCAATGTCTACAAATTCTTGATTATACCCGCCGAAGTGAACTACGTGAATTTCACGTGGAAATCGGGCagcagaaaatatttctatCACTTCGATCGTTTGATCTCGCTAGATCACAATGTTTTGAAGGATCCCAAGCTTTCAATTGCGAAGAAAGGACGCGTACCGGCGGAAGAGAAAG ATTTTAGTATTTTCATGCCGTGCGTCCACAATAACTCAGGGACGGCTATGTTCACAATCGGTTTGTCCATACAGAATCGTCGAGAGAAGCTGTTGCCTGGCACGCCGATacgtttgaatttcaaaaagGAATGCGCACACAGAGGTAACGCTTCCATCTCTACACTAACATCTTCGCAAG gtcCGGACCCGGAGTGTAATTTGAAATGTGGCGATAATGGTTTTTgtaatcataataaaatttgccAATGCAAAGCCGGCTATACGGGTCAATATTGTCAAACGGCATTTTGTTTTCCACAATGTTTAAATGGCGGTAATTGCACAGCACCATCAGTCTGCACCTGCTCCGACGGATATCAGGGTACATACTGCGAAGGAG GCATCTGCTCTGAAAAATGCTTGAATGGTggcaaatgcatacaaaagGATAAATGCCAATGTTCAAAAGGTTACTATGGGCTGCACTGCGAATTTT CCAAATGTGTGATTCCTTGTAAAAATGGCGGTCGCTGCATAGGCCCCAATATTTGTCGCTGTCCAAGCGGTTTGCTGGGCAACCATTGCGAAATAGAGCGCATACAACGCTCAACCTGTAGGCGTCCTTGCAAGCACGGCGTCTGTACGGCGAATaaaacatgtaaatgcgatcgTGGCTTTTACGGCCGACATTGTAATGCAA GAATTAAAAAACACCGTAAAATCCATAGATAG
- the LOC120773344 gene encoding protein shifted isoform X3: MFYHTQMSAIKWFYLISLMLLFCWSSLSECKRQQAHANDADHELRSSEDEGGGGGAGGNLGNGHQQAHRKKHRQHDNKLSLWINEQQLNMLSALFFPQGFGSHGRIYAIENGHVFNLPEINVYKFLIIPAEVNYVNFTWKSGSRKYFYHFDRLISLDHNVLKDPKLSIAKKGRVPAEEKDFSIFMPCVHNNSGTAMFTIGLSIQNRREKLLPGTPIRLNFKKECAHRGPDPECNLKCGDNGFCNHNKICQCKAGYTGQYCQTAFCFPQCLNGGNCTAPSVCTCSDGYQGTYCEGGICSEKCLNGGKCIQKDKCQCSKGYYGLHCEFSKCVIPCKNGGRCIGPNICRCPSGLLGNHCEIERIQRSTCRRPCKHGVCTANKTCKCDRGFYGRHCNARIKKHRKIHR; the protein is encoded by the exons CGCACGCCAACGATGCCGATCATGAGCTTAGGAGTTCAGAAGATgagggtggtggtggtggtgccgGCGGCAATCTGGGCAATGGACACCAACAGGCGCATCGCAAAAAGCATCGTCAGCATGACAATAAGCTGTCATTGTGGATCAATGAACAGCAGCTGAATATGCTAAGTG CACTTTTCTTTCCACAAGGATTCGGTTCGCATGGTCGCATCTATGCCATTGAAAATGGTCATGTGTTTAATTTACCTGAAATCAATGTCTACAAATTCTTGATTATACCCGCCGAAGTGAACTACGTGAATTTCACGTGGAAATCGGGCagcagaaaatatttctatCACTTCGATCGTTTGATCTCGCTAGATCACAATGTTTTGAAGGATCCCAAGCTTTCAATTGCGAAGAAAGGACGCGTACCGGCGGAAGAGAAAG ATTTTAGTATTTTCATGCCGTGCGTCCACAATAACTCAGGGACGGCTATGTTCACAATCGGTTTGTCCATACAGAATCGTCGAGAGAAGCTGTTGCCTGGCACGCCGATacgtttgaatttcaaaaagGAATGCGCACACAGAG gtcCGGACCCGGAGTGTAATTTGAAATGTGGCGATAATGGTTTTTgtaatcataataaaatttgccAATGCAAAGCCGGCTATACGGGTCAATATTGTCAAACGGCATTTTGTTTTCCACAATGTTTAAATGGCGGTAATTGCACAGCACCATCAGTCTGCACCTGCTCCGACGGATATCAGGGTACATACTGCGAAGGAG GCATCTGCTCTGAAAAATGCTTGAATGGTggcaaatgcatacaaaagGATAAATGCCAATGTTCAAAAGGTTACTATGGGCTGCACTGCGAATTTT CCAAATGTGTGATTCCTTGTAAAAATGGCGGTCGCTGCATAGGCCCCAATATTTGTCGCTGTCCAAGCGGTTTGCTGGGCAACCATTGCGAAATAGAGCGCATACAACGCTCAACCTGTAGGCGTCCTTGCAAGCACGGCGTCTGTACGGCGAATaaaacatgtaaatgcgatcgTGGCTTTTACGGCCGACATTGTAATGCAA GAATTAAAAAACACCGTAAAATCCATAGATAG
- the LOC120773344 gene encoding protein shifted isoform X2 yields MFYHTQMSAIKWFYLISLMLLFCWSSLSECKRQQAHANDADHELRSSEDEGGGGGAGGNLGNGHQQAHRKKHRQHDNKLSLWINEQQLNMLSGFGSHGRIYAIENGHVFNLPEINVYKFLIIPAEVNYVNFTWKSGSRKYFYHFDRLISLDHNVLKDPKLSIAKKGRVPAEEKDFSIFMPCVHNNSGTAMFTIGLSIQNRREKLLPGTPIRLNFKKECAHRGNASISTLTSSQGPDPECNLKCGDNGFCNHNKICQCKAGYTGQYCQTAFCFPQCLNGGNCTAPSVCTCSDGYQGTYCEGGICSEKCLNGGKCIQKDKCQCSKGYYGLHCEFSKCVIPCKNGGRCIGPNICRCPSGLLGNHCEIERIQRSTCRRPCKHGVCTANKTCKCDRGFYGRHCNARIKKHRKIHR; encoded by the exons CGCACGCCAACGATGCCGATCATGAGCTTAGGAGTTCAGAAGATgagggtggtggtggtggtgccgGCGGCAATCTGGGCAATGGACACCAACAGGCGCATCGCAAAAAGCATCGTCAGCATGACAATAAGCTGTCATTGTGGATCAATGAACAGCAGCTGAATATGCTAAGTG GATTCGGTTCGCATGGTCGCATCTATGCCATTGAAAATGGTCATGTGTTTAATTTACCTGAAATCAATGTCTACAAATTCTTGATTATACCCGCCGAAGTGAACTACGTGAATTTCACGTGGAAATCGGGCagcagaaaatatttctatCACTTCGATCGTTTGATCTCGCTAGATCACAATGTTTTGAAGGATCCCAAGCTTTCAATTGCGAAGAAAGGACGCGTACCGGCGGAAGAGAAAG ATTTTAGTATTTTCATGCCGTGCGTCCACAATAACTCAGGGACGGCTATGTTCACAATCGGTTTGTCCATACAGAATCGTCGAGAGAAGCTGTTGCCTGGCACGCCGATacgtttgaatttcaaaaagGAATGCGCACACAGAGGTAACGCTTCCATCTCTACACTAACATCTTCGCAAG gtcCGGACCCGGAGTGTAATTTGAAATGTGGCGATAATGGTTTTTgtaatcataataaaatttgccAATGCAAAGCCGGCTATACGGGTCAATATTGTCAAACGGCATTTTGTTTTCCACAATGTTTAAATGGCGGTAATTGCACAGCACCATCAGTCTGCACCTGCTCCGACGGATATCAGGGTACATACTGCGAAGGAG GCATCTGCTCTGAAAAATGCTTGAATGGTggcaaatgcatacaaaagGATAAATGCCAATGTTCAAAAGGTTACTATGGGCTGCACTGCGAATTTT CCAAATGTGTGATTCCTTGTAAAAATGGCGGTCGCTGCATAGGCCCCAATATTTGTCGCTGTCCAAGCGGTTTGCTGGGCAACCATTGCGAAATAGAGCGCATACAACGCTCAACCTGTAGGCGTCCTTGCAAGCACGGCGTCTGTACGGCGAATaaaacatgtaaatgcgatcgTGGCTTTTACGGCCGACATTGTAATGCAA GAATTAAAAAACACCGTAAAATCCATAGATAG
- the LOC120773347 gene encoding 5-demethoxyubiquinone hydroxylase, mitochondrial yields MLRLSNISNNSWRLIQCRPILQQSKQKVATEHGSQQKPETTTTLRKRPTQLTDEIIRVDHAGELGADRIYAGQMAVLGKGPMGKTIAHMWEQEKEHRRKFEKLIQEHRVRPTVMVPIWNVAGFMLGAGTALLGEKAAMACTVAVETVIVEHYNEQLRQIMASPKPDKELLDTITKFRDEEQEHHDTGIDCGAEQAPFYKAITEVIKIGCKTAIAISKRI; encoded by the exons ATGTTGCGCCTCTCGAATATATCAAACAACAGTTGGCGCCTCATACAATGCCGACCGATACTGCAACAGTCCAAACAAAAGGTGGCGACAGAGCATGGAAGCCAACAAAAACCTGAAACCACTACGACGCTACGAAAGCGGCCTACTCAACTAACAGATGAGATCATACGTGTTGATCATGCTGGTGAATTGGGTGCCGATCGTATTTATGCCGGACAAATGGCGGTTTTGGGTAAGGGACCGATGGGCAAGACTATTGCGCACATGTGGGAACAGGAGAAGGAGCATCGTAGAAAATTCGAAAAACTCATACAAGAGCACAGAGTGCGACCCACCGTTATGGTGCCGATATGGAATGTAGCTGGGTTTATGTTGGGAGCGG GCACTGCATTGCTGGGTGAGAAAGCTGCCATGGCATGCACTGTTGCTGTGGAAACAGTCATCGTGGAGCATTACAATGAACAATTGCGACAAATTATGGCGTCCCCTAAGCCGGATAAG GAACTCTTGGATACAATAACAAAGTTCCGTGATGAGGAACAAGAGCACCATGATACGGGTATTGACTGCGGCGCTGAACAGGCAcctttttataaagcaattaCGGAAGTTATCAAAATCGGCTGCAAGACAGCTATTGCTATTTCGaaacgtatttaa
- the LOC120773348 gene encoding RNA-binding motif protein, X-linked 2 produces the protein MNVMTNVKNVLKLSATDLKGGKKSWHDMYKDSAWIFVGGLPYTLTEGDIICVFSQYGEIVNINLIRDKSSGKSKGFCFICYEDQRSTILAVDNLNGIKLLGRTIRVDHVADYKPPKENEKMDEETLRLCIEGCAPKAVVQKKER, from the coding sequence ATGAATGTTATGACAAATGTGAAGAATGTACTTAAGCTCAGTGCAACTGATTTAAAAGGTGGCAAGAAATCATGGCATGATATGTATAAGGATTCAGCATGGATATTTGTTGGTGGTTTGCCTTACACCTTAACAGAAGGCGATATAATCTGTGTTTTTTCACAGTATGGCGAAAttgttaatattaatttgaTAAGGGATAAAAGTAGTGGAAAGTCAAAAGGTTTTTGCTTTATCTGTTACGAAGACCAACGTTCCACTATCTTGGCAGTTGATAATTTAAATGGTATTAAACTACTTGGGCGTACAATACGCGTGGATCACGTGGCCGATTATAAACCACCAAAGGAGAATGAGAAAATGGACGAGGAGACACTTAGATTGTGTATAGAGGGTTGTGCACCAAAAGCAGTGGTGCAAAAAAAGGAACgataa
- the LOC120773349 gene encoding UPF0184 protein CG14818, translated as MEKSADQSSNKVYEMTPKNIDDPVDANSASKADESDLQEVEDVNESLDELTRALDFFEQRTDDIIAQLRVLLDSNREIRQQIAQDKEKETIAALAATNISSKTENDDADENTNVGD; from the exons ATGGAAAAGTCAGCTGACCAAAGCAGCAACAAAGTATACGAAATGACTCCTAAAAACATCGACGATCCCGTGGACGCCAACTCCGCTTCAAAAGCAGACGAATCTGATCTGCAAG AGGTTGAGGATGTGAACGAGAGCCTCGACGAACTAACTCGTGCACTCGATTTTTTTGAACAGCGCACCGACGATATTATTGCACAGCTAAGAGTGCTGCTAGACTCTAATCGTGAGATACGTCAACAAATAGCACAGGACAAGGAAAAAGAAACAATTGCGGCTTTGGCAGCTACAAATATCAGTAGCAAAACAGAAAACGACGATGCTGATGAAAATACCAATGTCGGAGATTAA
- the LOC120773343 gene encoding WD repeat-containing protein 18, translating into MAELVEVLFTSDSNESQASITAWDYKTGTNLMVYKAGGVIQPRAISILDRHYILAANSTKPLLHVWPINSQQQVTSVRFVLPGRANSMSLSPDMLYLVAAIQENIYIWHLPSGKMLNTISKHFQPINCIRFDEDSHFASAGQDGSVMLWNLTTVCARDDDNQTPVYTFTDHGLPVTDVHIGFGGIRAHMITVSLDRTCKIYDLLIGALLLNVVFAESLHSVTTNTMETAVFVGTGDGNIYQFNTDAAAGNKELHVEKEHSNLFKGHKESTAVTCLALSFDGKTLVSGGQDEQVCIWDVTSKQLIKRMQHKGPVTNVKLRLSNPDIFKPENKPPKKFSGNLRRMLDPPEADEEECIEVLITEANADTDYEYWDTLEYPTEYLEEPSTSTATSNNTPTATATDEEAAKEIERLRAEVQHLKLVNKQLFEVSAKQLLETKK; encoded by the exons atggCAGAACTTGTAGAAGTGCTTTTCACCAGTGACTCAAACGAATCACAAGCCTCTATTACAGCATGGGACTACAAAACGGGGACTAATTTGATGGTGTACAAAGCAGGTGGTGTGATACAACCACGCGCTATATCCATCCTGGATCGCCATTATATATTAGCAGCTAATAGTACTAAACCTCTTCTCCATGTTTGGCCAATCAACTCACAACAGCAGGTTACTTCTGTGCGTTTCGTGCTGCCTGGTCGCGCTAATTCCATGTCACTTTCACCCGATATGCTTTATCTTGTTGCTGCAATACAagagaatatttatatttggcaTTTACCGTCTGGTAAAATGCTAAACACAATTTCGAAACATTTCCAGCCCATTAACTGCATTCGTTTTGATGAAGATTCACATTTTGCTTCAGCTGGTCAAGATGGTAGTGTAATGTTATGGAATCTGACAACTGTGTGTGCACGGGACGATGACAATCAAACACCAGTGTACACCTTCACCGATCACGGGCTGCCAGTAACAGATGTTCATATAGGTTTTGGTGGTATTCGAGCGCATATGATTACCGTGTCACTGGATCGCACCtgcaaaatttatgatttgttAATTGGAGCTTTGCTTCTGAATGTTGTATTTGCAGAATCATTACACAGTGTTACTACAAATACTATGGAAACCGCTGTATTCGTTGGCACGGGCGACGGTAATATTTACCAATTTAATACTGATGCTGCGGCCGGAAACAAg GAATTACATGTTGAAAAGGAACACTCTAATCTTTTTAAAGGACATAAAGAGAGCACTGCAGTTACTTGTTTGGCCCTATCATTTGATGGCAAAACTCTGGTGTCTGGTGGTCAAGACGAACAAGTATGCATTTGGGACGTTACCAGCAAACAGCTGATAAAGCGTATGCAGCATAAAGGACCTgtaacaaatgtaaaattgcgacTTTCCAACCCAGATATATTTAAACCAGAAAATAAACcaccgaaaaaatttagtggcaACTTGCGACGCATGCTAGACCCACCAGAGGCTGATGAAGAAGAGTGCATAGAAGTTTTAATCACTGAAGCAAATGCTGATACCGACTATGAATATTGGGATACACTAGAATATCCTACCGAATATCTAGAAGAGCCGTCCACGTCCACAGCAACAAGCAATAACACCCCTACTGCTACAGCGACAGACGAGGAAGCGGCGAAAGAGATTGAGCGATTAAGGGCCGAAGTACAACATTTAAAACTTGTTAATAAACAATTATTCGAGGTCTCCGCGAAACAAttattggaaacaaaaaaataa
- the LOC120773346 gene encoding tRNA (guanine-N(7)-)-methyltransferase, whose amino-acid sequence MVQETGSISLPQKRYYRQRAHSNPIADHCFDYPAHPDDVDWQEMYPNITSDQCVEFADIGCGYGGFLVTLGEMFPDRFAIGLEIRVKVSDYVMDRIKALRTLHPGKYNNIACLRTNAMKYLPNYFRKAQLDKMFFLYPDPHFKRAKHKWRIINQALLSEYAYVLRKGGLVYTMTDVEDLHKWIVLHMEQHPLYERLPNDEEKADPITPKLYQSSEEGAKVVRNKGDHFLAIFRRI is encoded by the exons ATGGTTCAGGAAACAGGCAGTATATCACTGCCACAAAAGCGATATTACCGTCAAAGGGCGCACTCAAATCCAATTGCTGATCATTGCTTCGACTA CCCGGCACACCCGGATGATGTCGATTGGCAGGAGATGTATCCAAATATAACATCTGACCAATGTGTCGAATTCGCAGATATTGGGTGCGGGTATGGCGGCTTTCTTGTTACTCTTGGGGAAATGTTTCCCGACCGGTTTGCAATCGGGCTAGAAATTCGTGTGAAGGTTTCAGATTATGTCATGGATCGTATAAAAGCGCTACGTACTTTGCATCCAGGGAAATATAACAATATTGCTTGCTTACGCACAAATGCCATGAAGTATCTACCAAATTATTTCCGCAAGGCACAATTAGATAAAATGTTTTTCCTTTACCCTGACCCACATTTTAAGCGCGCCAAGCATAAGTGGCGTATAATAAATCAAGCTCTTCTCTCAGAATACGCGTATGTATTACGAAAAGGTGGACTTGTTTATACAATGACTGATGTAGAAGATCTTCATAAATGGATAGTACTCCATATGGAGCAACATCCTCTATACGAGAGATTACCAAATGATGAAGAG aaagcCGATCCAATTACACCGAAACTTTATCAGAGCAGCGAAGAGGGCGCAAAGGTTGTACGAAACAAGGGTGACCATTTCTTGGCAATATTCAGACGAATTTAA
- the LOC120773345 gene encoding RNA 3'-terminal phosphate cyclase, whose translation MSEALVIDGSYLEGGGQILRNALSLSCILRRPIKVTNIRANRPNPGLSNQHLFGLNLLQNITGARVKGNHIKSTEVEFYPGDITSGRYTVDTRTAASVALVLQAALPVLIFGSSKSELDLIGGTNVGMAPQVDSMTEVLRPNLELFGISFDFDLFKRGYYPRGGGHCKVLVPAVRSLKPVNLVNFGVVSEVSGWCFVAGKLPLRIAEDMKQAAERELQQICRNPPQLEAYKESLEVARDNGSGVILKAVTTEGCTVGSSALGERQVDGRVLGKSAADELTKYLKSEICIDSHVQDQIIIFMALAHGISRILTTPLTQHTRTAMHVANLMTGAKFDVEEIDSNNRVILSCHGIGYENKQM comes from the coding sequence ATGTCAGAAGCTCTTGTAATTGATGGTAGTTACCTGGAAGGTGGGGGGCAGATACTGCGGAATGCACTTAGTTTGAGTTGCATTCTTCGCCGGCCTATCAAAGTTACAAACATACGTGCCAATCGTCCTAATCCAGGGCTTTCCAATCAGCATTTATTTGGTTTGAATCTTCTGCAAAATATAACCGGAGCCCGCGTTAAGGGCAATCACATCAAATCGACTGAGGTGGAGTTTTATCCAGGTGACATTACCTCTGGGCGATATACTGTGGATACACGAACCGCTGCGAGTGTTGCATTAGTGCTGCAAGCGGCTCTGCCTGTATTAATATTTGGAAGCAGCAAGTCAGAATTGGATCTAATAGGAGGAACAAATGTGGGTATGGCACCACAAGTGGATAGTATGACAGAAGTTTTACGTCCAAATTTGGAATTATTTGGAATATCctttgattttgatttattcAAACGCGGCTATTATCCTCGTGGAGGAGGACATTGTAAAGTACTAGTTCCAGCCGTACGCAGCTTAAAACCAGTGAACTTAGTTAATTTCGGTGTTGTAAGTGAAGTGTCTGGTTGGTGTTTCGTGGCAGGCAAGTTGCCATTGCGTATAGCGGAGGATATGAAGCAGGCTGCGGAACGAGAGTTACAACAAATATGTCGAAATCCACCACAATTGGAAGCATACAAAGAAAGCTTAGAAGTTGCACGTGATAATGGTTCCGGGGTAATTTTAAAAGCGGTTACTACTGAAGGATGTACCGTTGGATCGTCAGCGTTGGGTGAACGGCAAGTTGATGGTCGTGTTTTGGGGAAAAGTGCAGCTGatgaattaacaaaatatttgaagagcGAAATTTGTATAGACAGTCATGTGCAggaccaaataataatatttatggcTCTTGCTCATGGGATATCAAGAATACTCACAACACCTCTCACCCAGCACACTCGTACGGCCATGCATGTGGCCAATCTAATGACTGGAGCCAAGTTTGACGTTGAGGAAATCGATTCAAATAACCGAGTTATATTATCTTGTCATGGCATTGGATATGAAAACAAGCAAATGTaa
- the LOC120775511 gene encoding cyclin-L1, whose translation MVVVEVYHQTKAGIVKMTSSAGTSNVANTTASISGGSASAAGPSASGAESELTAKPAYPRLFNKIVLTLENSLIPEAKLNATPSHVDGLDPETEKDLRILGCELIQTAGILLKLPQVAMATGQVIFQRFFYSKSFVRYNMETVAMSCVCLASKIEEAPRRIRDVINVFHHIKQVRAQKDIAPMILDQAYTNLKTQVIKAERRVLKELGFCVHVKHPHKLIVMYLQVMKYEKHEKLMQMSWNFMNDSLRTDVFMRYQPETIACACIYLSARKLVIPLPNNPPWFGIFRVSEDHIVDICYRIMELYMRAKPNVEKLDAAVEELKKRYMESRNKNKEQNTPPAVTTVDRNNGSHNAWGGFIQRAIPLPLPTENKSPDKDSRSRSRTRSRSRGSRSPKFTSRSRSRSRSASNGIGDYKSRNKKTHRSRSRSRSPPSNKNKKKSRHYSRSPSSSPHAKHRKRKSSREHERNDYYSNKERMSTSDKYRERDKYQEYKESSKHHHGYSSKHHHGYSNRGSSHRGGQKHRSSDHERSRDRKR comes from the exons ATGGTAGTTGTCGAAGTGTATCATCAAACTAAAGCAGGCATAGTCAAGATGACAAGTTCTGCAGGCACATCCAATGTGGCTAACACAACAGCCTCTATATCTGGTGGATCTGCGAGTGCTGCAGGCCCAAGCGCAAGTGGTGCTGAATCCGAATTGACTGCAAAACCAGCGTACCCACGGCTCTTTAATAAAATAGTACTAACATTGGAAAACAGTCTTATACCGGAAGCAAAGCTTAATGCGACTCCTTCGCATGTCGATGGCTTAGATCCAGAGACGGAAAAAGACTTACGTATACTGGGCTGCGAGTTAATACAAACAGCAGGAATATTACTTAAATTGCCTCAAGTCGCAATGGCAACAGGACAGGTTATTTTTCAACgctttttttattcgaaaagtTTTGTGCGCTACAACATGGAAACTGTTGCTATGAGTTGCGTCTGCTTGGCGTCAAAAATTGAAGAAGCCCCACGCCGTATACGGGACGTTATAAATGTTTTCCATCATATCAAACAAGTGCGCGCTCAAAA GGACATAGCACCAATGATTTTAGACCAGGCATATACAAATCTAAAAACACAAGTTATAAAAGCGGAACGACGAGTTCTAAAggaattgggtttttgtgtgcATGTGAAACATCCACATAAACTTATTGTCATGTATTTGCAAGTCATGAAGTATGAAAAACATGAGAAACTGATGCAAATGTCATGGAATTTCATGAACGACTCACTACGCACAGATGTATTTATGCGTTATCAACCAGAAACTATTGCTTGTGCTTGCATATACTTGAGTGCACGAAAACTCGTAATCCCTTTGCCAAATAATCCTCCATGGTTCGGAATATTTAGAGTAAGCGAAGATCATATCGTTGATATTTGTTACCGTATAATGGAATTATATATGCGAGCTAAG ccaaatgttgaaaaactagACGCTGCCGTTGAGGAATTGAAAAAACGATATATGGAATCTCGTAATAAAAACAAGGAGCAAAATACACCGCCAGCAGTTACCACAGTAGATCGCAATAACGGCTCACATAATGCTTGGGGAGGATTCATACAACGTGCAATTCCATTGCCATTGCCAACAGAAAATAAATCACCAGATAAGGATTCACGTTCGCGTTCACGAACACGATCTCGTTCTCGAGGTTCACGTTCACCCAAATTCACATCACGTTCACGCAGTCGTTCGCGATCCGCTTCGAATGGTATTGGCGACTATAAAAGCCGAAACAAGAAAACGCATCGTTCTCGTAGTCGCTCACGCTCCCCtccatcaaataaaaataagaagaagtcCAGACATTATTCACGATCCCCATCGAGCTCACCACACGCAAAACATCGCAAAag GAAATCATCCAGAGAACATGAGCGTAATGATTATTATTCCAATAAGGAGCGTATGAGCACCAGTGATAAATATCGTGAACGTGACAAGTATCAGGAGTACAAGGAGTCCAGCAAGCATCATCATGGTTACTCGAGTAAACATCACCACGGATATTCGAACCGAGGATCATCACATCGCGGTGGACAGAAGCATCGTTCGAGCGATCACGAGCGCTCCCGCGATCGTAAAAGGTAA